Proteins encoded by one window of Molothrus ater isolate BHLD 08-10-18 breed brown headed cowbird chromosome 12, BPBGC_Mater_1.1, whole genome shotgun sequence:
- the LOC118691047 gene encoding histamine H3 receptor-like, whose protein sequence is MGRDGPWLNLSGSACAAGGPFPAGTAALLAALMGLLVLATVLGNALVILAFVVDRSLRTQGNFFFLNLAVADLLVGGFCIPLYIPYVLTGEWRLGRGLCKLWLVVDYLVCTASVFNIVLISFDRFICVTRAVSYRAQQGMTRNAVLKMVSVWIAAFLLYGPAILSWEHIAQKSILPEGECHAEFFYNWYFLMIASTVEFFTPFITVMYFNLSIYLNIRKRTLLRNENLSLGQEDCEMNFQGEKREHTVFFVKLANKHEQRASSLLPPGKAPRPQASAELGTQPCNLSASLELPPLQVDVQTRPPRNGFCQATASLCQPSSKADVANIMANRFRLSRDKRVAKSLAVIVCVFGVCWAPYTLLMIIRAACHGHCVHHSLYEISFWLLWVNSAINPVLYPLCHTSFRKAFIKLLCPQKAKIHPDILM, encoded by the exons ATGGGCCGGGACGGGCCGTGGCTGAACCTGTCCGGCAGCGCCTGTGCGGCGGGCGGGCCCTTTCCCGCCGGCACCGCCGCGCTGCTGGCCGCGCTCatggggctgctggtgctggccaCGGTGCTGGGCAATGCCCTGGTCATTCTGGCCTTCGTGGTGGACCGGAGCCTCCGCACGCAGGGAAACTTCTTCTTCCTGAACCTGGCCGTGGCCGACCTGCTGGTGG GCGGCTTCTGCATCCCCCTCTACATCCCCTACGTGCTGACGGGCGAGTGGAGGCTCGGCAGGGGCTTGTGTAAGCTGTGGCTGGTGGTGGACTACCTGGTGTGCACCGCCTCCGTCTTCAACATCGTCCTGATCAGCTTCGACAGGTTCATCTGTGTCACCAGAGCG GTCAGCTACAGGGCTCAGCAAGGGATGACCAGAAATGCAGTGCTGAAGATGGTATCTGTATGgattgctgcttttctcctctaTGGGCCAGCCATCCTCAGCTGGGAGCACATTGCCCAAAAGAGCATCCTCCCTGAAGGAGAATGTCATGCAGAATTCTTCTACAACTGGTATTTCCTAATGATTGCCTCTACTGTTGAATTCTTTACACCTTTCATCACTGTTATGTACTTTAACTTAAGTATTTACCTTAACATCAGGAAACGCACATTGCTCCGAAATGAAAACCTCTCACTCGGTCAAGAGGACTGTGAAATGAatttccagggggaaaaaagggaacacACAGTGTTTTTTGTAAAGCTAGCTAACAAACATGAGCAGAGAGCAAGCAGCCTCCTTCCCCCAGGGAAGGCTCCAAGGCCTCAGGCCTCGGCTGAGCTGGGCACTCAGCCATGCAATCTGAGTGCCAGTCTTGAGCTTCCACCCCTCCAGGTGGATGTACAGACCAGGCCTCCCAGGAATGGCTTCTGCCAAGCAACAGCAAGCCtttgccagcccagcagcaaagCGGACGTTGCTAACATCATGGCAAACAGATTCAGACTTTCCCGGGACAAAAGAGTAGCAAAGTCCTTAGCAGTGATTGTCTGCGTGTTTGGCGTGTGCTGGGCTCCATACACACTCCTGATGATCATCAGGGCAGCCTGCCACGGGCACTGTGTGCACCACTCCCTCTATGAGATCTCATTCTGGCTCCTGTGGGTGAACTCAGCCATCAACCCTGTTCTCTACCCACTGTGTCACACGAGCTTTAGGAAAGCCTTCATAAAACTCCTGTGTCCACAAAAAGCCAAAATTCATCCTGACATTTTGATGTGA